Proteins encoded within one genomic window of Lynx canadensis isolate LIC74 chromosome B4, mLynCan4.pri.v2, whole genome shotgun sequence:
- the ELFN2 gene encoding protein phosphatase 1 regulatory subunit 29 translates to MLRLGLCAAALLCVCRPGAVRADCWLIEGDKGYVWLAICSQNQPPYETIPQHINSTVHDLRLNENKLKAVLYSSLNRFGNLTDLNLTKNEISYIEDGAFLGQSSLQVLQLGYNKLSNLTEGMLRGMGRLQFLFVQHNLIEVVTPAAFSECPSLISIDLSSNRLSRLDGATFASLASLMVCELAGNPFNCECDLFGFLAWLVVFNNVTKNYDRLQCESPREFAGYPLLVPRPYHSLNAITVLQAKCRNGSLPARPASHPTPYSTDAQREPDENSGFNPDEILSVEPPASSTTDASAGPAIKLHHVAFTSATLVVTIPHPYSKMYVLVQYNNSYFSDVMTLKNKKEIVTLDKLRAHTEYTFCVTSLRNSRRFNHTCLTFATRDPVPGDLAPSTSTTTHYIMTILGCLFGMVIVLGAVYYCLRKRRMQEEKQKSVKVKKTILEMRYGADVDAGSVVHAAQKLGEPPVLPVPCMPSIPSVIGEKLPAPKGLEAGLDTPKVATKGNYIEVRTGAGGDGLARPEDDLPDLENGQGSAAEISTIAKEVDKVNQIINNCIDALKLDAASFLGGGGGGGGDPELAFECQSLPAAAAAAAAASSAAAPGALERPSFLSPPYKESVHHPLQRQLSADAAVARKTCSVSSGGSIKSAKVFSLDVPDHPAAAGLAKGDSKYIEKGSPLNSPLDRLPLVPAGGGGGGGGGGGGGGVHHLEVKPAYHCSEHRHSFPALYYEEGADSLSQRVSFLKPLTRSKRDSAYSQLSPRHYYSGYSSSPEYSSESTHKIWERFRPYKKHHREEVYVAAGHALRKKVQFAKDEDLHDILDYWKGVSAQQKL, encoded by the coding sequence ATGCTGCGCCTGGGGCTGTGCGCCGCCGCGCTGCTGTGCGTGTGCCGGCCGGGCGCCGTGCGCGCCGACTGCTGGCTCATCGAGGGCGACAAGGGGTACGTGTGGCTGGCCATCTGCAGCCAGAACCAGCCGCCCTACGAGACCATCCCGCAGCACATCAACAGCACCGTGCACGACCTGCGGCTCAACGAGAACAAGCTCAAGGCCGTGCTCTACTCGTCGCTGAACCGCTTCGGCAACCTCACCGACCTCAACCTCACCAAGAACGAGATCTCCTACATCGAGGACGGCGCCTTCCTGGGCCAGTCGAGCCTGCAGGTGCTGCAGCTCGGCTACAACAAGCTCAGCAACCTGACCGAGGGCATGCTGCGCGGCATGGGCCGCTTGCAGTTCCTGTTCGTGCAGCACAACCTCATCGAGGTGGTGACGCCCGCCGCCTTCTCCGAGTGCCCGAGCCTCATCAGCATCGACCTGTCCTCCAACCGCCTCAGCCGCCTGGACGGCGCCACCTTCGCCAGCCTGGCCAGCCTCATGGTGTGCGAGCTGGCCGGCAACCCCTTCAACTGCGAGTGCGACCTCTTCGGCTTCCTCGCCTGGCTGGTGGTCTTCAACAACGTCACCAAGAACTACGACCGCCTGCAGTGCGAGTCGCCGCGCGAGTTCGCCGGCTACCCGCTGCTGGTGCCCCGGCCCTACCACAGCCTCAACGCCATCACCGTGCTCCAGGCCAAGTGCCGCAACGGCTCGCTGCCCGCCCGGCCGGCGAGCCACCCCACGCCCTACTCCACCGACGCCCAGCGGGAGCCGGACGAGAACTCGGGCTTCAACCCCGACGAGATCCTGTCGGTGGAGCCGCCGGCCTCGTCCACCACGGATGCGTCTGCGGGGCCGGCCATCAAGCTGCACCACGTGGCCTTCACCTCGGCCACGCTGGTGGTCACCATCCCGCACCCCTACAGCAAGATGTACGTCCTGGTCCAGTACAACAACAGCTACTTCTCCGACGTCATGACGCTCAAGAACAAGAAGGAGATCGTGACGCTCGACAAGCTGCGCGCGCACACCGAGTACACGTTCTGCGTGACCTCGCTGCGCAACAGCCGCCGCTTCAACCACACCTGCCTGACCTTCGCCACGCGGGACCCCGTCCCCGGCGACCTGGCGCCCagcacctccaccaccacccactACATCATGACCATCCTGGGCTGCCTCTTCGGCATGGTCATCGTGCTGGGCGCCGTCTACTACTGCCTGCGCAAACGGCGCAtgcaggaggagaagcagaagtCCGTCAAGGTCAAGAAGACCATCCTGGAGATGCGCTACGGGGCCGACGTGGATGCCGGCTCCGTGGTCCACGCCGCCCAGAAGCTGGGCGAGCCCCCCGTGCTGCCCGTGCCCTGCATGCCTTCCATCCCCTCCGTGATCGGGGAGAAGCTTCCCGCCCCCAAGGGGCTGGAGGCCGGGCTGGACACGCCCAAGGTGGCCACCAAGGGCAACTACATCGAGGTGCGCACCGGCGCGGGCGGGGACGGCCTGGCCCGGCCCGAGGATGACCTCCCGGACCTGGAGAACGGCCAGGGCTCGGCCGCCGAGATCTCCACCATCGCCAAGGAGGTGGACAAGGTCAACCAGATCATTAACAACTGCATCGACGCCCTCAAGCTGGACGCGGCCTCGTTCCTcgggggaggcggcggcggcggcggcgacccCGAGCTGGCCTTCGAGTGCCAGTCCCTCCctgcggccgccgccgccgccgccgccgcctcctcggCCGCCGCCCCCGGGGCGCTGGAGCGGCCCAGCTTCCTCTCGCCCCCCTACAAGGAGAGCGTGCACCACCCGCTACAGCGCCAGCTGAGCGCCGACGCCGCCGTGGCGCGCAAGACCTGCAGCGTCTCGTCCGGCGGCTCCATCAAGAGCGCCAAGGTCTTCAGCCTGGACGTGCCCGACCACCCGGCCGCCGCGGGGCTGGCCAAGGGCGACTCCAAGTACATCGAGAAGGGCAGCCCCCTCAACAGCCCGCTGGACCGGCTCCCGCTGGTGcccgcgggcggcggcgggggcggcgggggcggcggcgggggcggcggggtcCATCACCTGGAGGTGAAGCCCGCCTACCACTGCAGCGAGCACCGGCACAGCTTCCCGGCCCTGTACTACGAGGAGGGCGCCGACAGCCTGAGCCAGCGCGTGTCCTTCCTCAAGCCGCTGACCCGCTCCAAGCGGGACTCCGCCTACTCCCAGCTCTCCCCCAGACACTACTACTCAGGTTACTCCTCCAGCCCTGAGTACTCCTCCGAGAGCACGCACAAGATCTGGGAGCGCTTCCGGCCCTACAAGAAGCACCACCGGGAGGAGGTGTACGTGGCCGCCGGCCACGCCCTGCGCAAGAAGGTCCAGTTCGCCAAGGACGAGGACCTGCACGACATCCTCGATTACTGGAAAGGGGTCTCGGCCCAGCAGAAGCTGTGA